A window from Malus sylvestris mitochondrion, complete genome encodes these proteins:
- the rnaseH gene encoding RnaseH, giving the protein MKGPSGSIGAGGLLRDNNGNWISGFTANLGKGKIIAAELWGLFFGLRLAWMRGFRSVEVEVDSATVVTLVNQQDNSLHPLHTLIRGCQAYLKMDWHCKLSHIYREKNFSADYLASIGLTYDLGYFESQSPPPGCIPFLFEDSLGYARPREVIR; this is encoded by the coding sequence ATGAAGGGTCCCAGCGGATCTATTGGTGCTGGTGGTCTCTTGAGAGATAATAATGGGAACTGGATTTCTGGGTTCACTGCCAACCTTGGGAAGGGCAAAATTATAGCTGCAGAACTTTGGGGCCTTTTTTTTGGATTACGCTTGGCTTGGATGAGAGGTTTTAGATCTGTTGAGGTGGAGGTGGATTCTGCTACTGTTGTGACTCTTGTTAATCAGCAGGATAATTCTCTCCATCCTCTCCACACCCTGATCCGTGGCTGCCAAGCTTACTTGAAGATGGACTGGCATTGCAAGCTCTCCCATATCTATAGGGAGAAGAACTTCTCTGCAGACTACTTGGCAAGCATTGGATTGACTTATGACCTGGGTTATTTTGAATCGCAAAGTCCTCCTCCTGGTTGTATTCCTTTTCTGTTTGAAGACTCTCTTGGGTATGCTCGACCCAGAGAGGTAATTAGATAG